A single window of Intrasporangium calvum DSM 43043 DNA harbors:
- a CDS encoding hydroxymethylglutaryl-CoA lyase, translated as MRTPQVEAATGLPASVTIYEVGPRDGLQNEKTVVPAATKVEFIRRLEAAGLQTIETTSFVPAKWVPQMGDAEEVLAGLAASGGDATGRRRPALVPNERGLDRAEELGLEAIAIFGSATETFARKNLNRSVTEQYAMFEPVVKRALADGMWVRAYVSMCFGDPWEGPVPVDQVVEVAQRLMDLGCAELSLGDTIGVGTTGHVHRLLEALGHKGIGPDRIAVHFHDTYGQALANTLAALRDGVSVVDASTGGLGGCPYAKSATGNLATEDLVWALTGAGVETGVDLEQLVETSVWMAAQLGRPSPSNVVRALAG; from the coding sequence ATGCGAACCCCACAGGTGGAGGCAGCAACGGGGCTGCCGGCGTCGGTGACGATCTACGAGGTCGGGCCGCGCGACGGCCTGCAGAACGAGAAGACGGTGGTTCCGGCCGCGACCAAGGTGGAGTTCATCCGCCGGTTGGAGGCGGCCGGGCTGCAGACCATCGAGACGACGTCCTTCGTCCCGGCGAAGTGGGTGCCGCAGATGGGCGACGCGGAGGAGGTCCTCGCCGGTCTCGCCGCGTCCGGCGGTGACGCGACCGGCCGCCGCCGGCCCGCCCTCGTCCCCAACGAGCGCGGTCTGGACCGCGCCGAGGAGCTCGGCCTGGAAGCCATCGCGATCTTCGGGTCGGCCACCGAGACGTTCGCGCGCAAGAACCTCAACCGTTCGGTCACCGAGCAGTACGCCATGTTCGAGCCCGTCGTGAAGCGGGCGCTCGCCGACGGCATGTGGGTGCGCGCCTACGTGTCGATGTGCTTCGGCGACCCCTGGGAGGGTCCGGTGCCGGTCGACCAGGTCGTCGAGGTCGCCCAGCGCCTGATGGACCTCGGCTGCGCCGAGCTCAGCCTCGGCGACACGATCGGAGTCGGTACCACCGGGCACGTCCACCGCCTGCTGGAGGCGTTGGGGCACAAGGGAATCGGACCCGACCGGATTGCCGTGCACTTCCACGACACCTACGGCCAGGCGCTCGCCAACACGCTCGCCGCCCTGCGCGACGGGGTGTCGGTCGTCGACGCCTCGACGGGCGGGTTGGGCGGGTGCCCCTATGCCAAGTCCGCGACGGGAAACCTCGCCACCGAGGACCTGGTCTGGGCGCTCACCGGTGCGGGCGTCGAGACGGGCGTCGACCTCGAGCAGCTCGTCGAGACGTCGGTCTGGATGGCGGCGCAGCTGGGCAGGCCGAGCCCCTCCAACGTGGTCCGCGCCCTCGCCGGCTGA
- a CDS encoding helicase-associated domain-containing protein: MAINRREPATGRSLADDIRGRDDRELATLVLSRPDLARPAPADLTSLAARASTRASVQRAIDALDEGHLRVLEALVVAAEPTRSEDLHPVLGLLGVSEAEAPTVRSLVDDLWARALLWRGSDGTHVVRTVPEVLGPSVAGLGPSYRDLRPGAPVPTEAQVRGALDVAPEGARTVLDRLTWGPATGVLPTGPAGTTAVRWLLERNLLVSVGSDRVALPRETGLVLRGGRLHRSVRLRAPEITARDVSARVVDAVAGGAASDLLSRVDELCAAWGAEPPRVLRAGGLSVRDLKVAGRVLDVEPERAAFVVEVSYAAGLVGDDGEIVPVWAPTPELDEWSASAAGHRWAVLAKAWLASTRAPHLVGSRVGETPANALGPGVQWPAIRGIRREVLVELASLEPGMAADGASIRERLHWRRPLRSATLLDGAIDGVLREAEWLGLTGRGALSSPARTLLGRATATDSSIPPPSTLTQPPLDEVAAAMSPHLPAPVDHILVQADLTAVAPGPLEGSLAAFMRLASDVESRGGATVHRFTPDSVRRTLDAGWTAADVLDTIRRASRTPLPQPLEYLVTDVARKHGVTRVGSSAAYVRSDDEAVLDAMLATRDLAPLRLRRLAPTVLVSDTDPRLLVDLLRDGGFSPVVEGRDGGVVLTGAEQRRARARRRTAAPTATPVDEAFTANLVAGLRAAEASADERRAEERARPGPSIPTTDPVVTLALLREAMADGHGVWIGVTDQLGATTRHLIHPRRVEGGRVYATDEAGRERTWTAHRITGATLDTP; encoded by the coding sequence GTGGCCATCAACAGGCGGGAACCCGCGACGGGCCGGAGCCTGGCCGACGACATCCGGGGCCGCGACGACCGGGAGCTCGCCACGCTGGTGCTGTCGCGCCCGGACCTCGCGAGGCCAGCCCCCGCCGACCTGACCAGCCTCGCCGCGCGGGCCTCGACGCGAGCCAGTGTCCAGCGGGCGATCGACGCATTGGACGAAGGCCATCTCCGGGTGCTCGAGGCGCTCGTCGTCGCTGCCGAGCCGACCCGATCGGAGGACCTGCACCCGGTGCTCGGGCTGCTCGGGGTGAGCGAGGCGGAGGCGCCGACCGTCCGTTCCCTCGTCGACGACCTGTGGGCCCGCGCCCTCCTGTGGCGGGGCAGCGACGGCACCCACGTCGTGCGCACGGTTCCCGAGGTGCTGGGTCCGTCGGTCGCGGGGCTGGGGCCGTCGTACCGCGACCTGCGTCCGGGCGCTCCCGTCCCCACCGAGGCACAGGTCCGCGGCGCCCTCGACGTGGCCCCCGAGGGTGCCCGGACGGTTCTCGACCGGCTCACGTGGGGCCCGGCGACCGGTGTCCTGCCGACCGGACCGGCCGGGACGACCGCGGTGCGCTGGCTCCTCGAGCGGAACCTGCTCGTCTCCGTCGGCAGTGACCGGGTGGCCCTACCCCGCGAGACCGGTCTCGTCCTCCGAGGCGGCCGCCTGCACCGCAGCGTCCGGCTCCGGGCGCCCGAGATCACCGCGCGCGACGTCTCCGCGCGGGTCGTCGACGCCGTCGCCGGGGGTGCGGCGAGCGACCTCCTGTCGCGGGTCGACGAGCTGTGCGCAGCATGGGGGGCGGAGCCTCCGCGGGTGCTCCGCGCCGGCGGCCTGTCCGTGCGCGACCTCAAGGTGGCTGGGCGGGTGCTCGACGTGGAGCCCGAGCGGGCTGCCTTCGTCGTCGAGGTGTCGTATGCCGCTGGGCTCGTCGGCGACGACGGCGAGATCGTGCCCGTCTGGGCTCCCACGCCCGAGCTGGACGAGTGGTCGGCCAGCGCAGCCGGCCACCGCTGGGCGGTGCTGGCCAAGGCGTGGCTGGCCTCGACCCGAGCACCCCACCTGGTGGGCAGCCGCGTCGGCGAGACACCGGCGAACGCCCTCGGTCCGGGCGTCCAGTGGCCGGCGATCCGGGGGATCCGCAGGGAGGTGCTCGTCGAGCTGGCCTCCCTGGAGCCGGGGATGGCTGCCGACGGCGCCTCGATCCGGGAGCGCCTCCACTGGCGCCGGCCCCTCCGTTCGGCCACCCTGCTCGACGGCGCCATCGACGGGGTCCTCCGGGAGGCCGAGTGGCTCGGGCTCACGGGACGGGGCGCTCTCTCGTCCCCGGCGCGCACGCTCCTCGGCAGGGCGACGGCCACGGACTCCAGCATCCCGCCGCCGAGCACCCTGACCCAGCCGCCTCTCGACGAGGTGGCAGCCGCCATGTCGCCGCACCTGCCCGCCCCCGTCGACCACATCCTCGTCCAGGCCGACCTCACGGCCGTGGCTCCCGGGCCGCTCGAAGGCTCCCTCGCGGCGTTCATGCGTCTCGCCTCGGACGTCGAGTCGCGCGGCGGGGCCACGGTGCACCGGTTCACCCCCGACTCGGTCCGCCGGACGCTCGACGCGGGCTGGACCGCCGCCGACGTGCTCGACACGATCCGCCGGGCGAGCCGGACCCCGCTCCCCCAACCGCTCGAGTACCTCGTGACGGACGTCGCGCGGAAGCATGGCGTGACCCGGGTAGGGAGCTCAGCGGCATACGTCCGTTCTGACGACGAGGCCGTGCTGGACGCGATGCTCGCCACTCGGGACCTCGCGCCGCTCCGGCTGCGGCGGCTCGCGCCGACGGTGCTCGTCTCCGACACCGATCCGCGACTGCTCGTAGACCTGCTCCGCGACGGCGGGTTCTCCCCCGTCGTCGAGGGGCGGGACGGCGGCGTCGTCCTGACCGGCGCCGAACAGCGGCGCGCGCGAGCGAGGCGAAGGACGGCCGCACCGACGGCGACTCCCGTGGACGAGGCGTTCACCGCCAACCTCGTCGCCGGGCTGCGGGCGGCCGAGGCCAGCGCCGACGAACGGCGTGCCGAGGAACGAGCCCGGCCGGGGCCCTCGATCCCGACGACCGACCCCGTCGTGACCCTGGCGCTGCTCCGAGAGGCGATGGCGGACGGCCACGGTGTGTGGATCGGCGTCACCGACCAGCTCGGGGCGACGACGCGGCACCTGATCCATCCGCGCCGGGTCGAGGGCGGGCGGGTCTACGCCACCGACGAGGCCGGGCGCGAACGGACGTGGACGGCGCACCGGATCACCGGCGCCACGCTCGACACCCCCTGA
- a CDS encoding aldose 1-epimerase family protein — protein sequence MSAVSPEPARPSFAAASAAPTGQQWTIGRGPFEATVVEVGGGLRSLTLAGAPLVAGYGPDERCQSGRGQQLMPWPNRIRDGRYTWEGKAHQLPLTEVAKANASHGLVRWAIWELIELEPDFVTVGYRLYPQPGWDHPLDLRTTYVLDESGLVVTAAARNVGSSPAPFGYGAHPYLAIGSTPLHDVWVKVPAATWLRTDERGLPVGPESVEGAALDLRQGRALGGTTLDTPFTDVQRDDDGMWRCEVATDTVGRLVLWADAAFPWLQVFTGVVEKGLGEPGIAVEPMTCPPEAFNSGESLVTLGPGEEWTGTWGISPVRDDPGASRPLIG from the coding sequence ATGAGCGCCGTCTCCCCAGAGCCCGCGCGGCCGTCGTTCGCCGCCGCATCCGCCGCGCCGACCGGCCAGCAGTGGACGATCGGACGCGGCCCGTTCGAGGCAACCGTGGTCGAGGTGGGCGGGGGCCTGCGCAGCCTCACGCTCGCCGGGGCACCGCTCGTCGCCGGCTACGGCCCGGACGAGCGCTGCCAGTCCGGCCGAGGGCAGCAGCTGATGCCCTGGCCCAACCGGATCCGCGACGGGCGCTACACGTGGGAGGGCAAGGCGCACCAGCTGCCGCTCACCGAGGTCGCCAAGGCCAACGCCAGCCACGGACTGGTCCGCTGGGCGATCTGGGAGCTGATCGAGCTCGAGCCCGACTTCGTCACGGTGGGATACCGGCTCTATCCCCAGCCGGGCTGGGACCACCCGCTCGACCTCCGCACGACCTATGTGCTCGACGAGAGCGGGCTCGTGGTCACGGCCGCCGCGCGCAACGTCGGCAGCTCGCCCGCGCCCTTCGGCTACGGCGCCCACCCCTACCTCGCCATCGGCTCCACGCCCCTGCACGACGTGTGGGTCAAGGTGCCCGCTGCCACCTGGTTGCGGACCGACGAGCGCGGCCTGCCGGTCGGACCGGAGAGTGTCGAGGGGGCTGCGCTCGACCTCCGCCAGGGGCGGGCGCTGGGCGGCACGACCCTCGACACCCCCTTCACCGACGTCCAGCGCGACGACGACGGGATGTGGCGCTGCGAGGTTGCCACCGACACCGTGGGCCGGCTCGTCCTCTGGGCCGACGCCGCGTTCCCGTGGCTGCAGGTCTTCACCGGGGTGGTGGAGAAGGGGCTGGGTGAGCCCGGCATCGCCGTCGAGCCGATGACCTGTCCCCCTGAGGCGTTCAACTCGGGCGAGTCCCTCGTCACCCTCGGACCCGGTGAGGAGTGGACCGGGACGTGGGGAATCTCACCCGTCCGTGACGACCCCGGCGCGTCCAGGCCCCTGATCGGCTGA
- a CDS encoding cold-shock protein, whose protein sequence is MPTGKVRFFDADKGFGFIAEDDGADVFLHANALPEGVTTLKKGTRVEFGIVEGRKGAQALQVRVLDPAPSLVAKRRERDRKPAEEMVVIIEDVMQVLDEVSNGLRKGRYPDREFGTKVAQALRKVADQLEG, encoded by the coding sequence GTGCCGACTGGCAAGGTCAGGTTTTTCGACGCCGACAAGGGCTTCGGCTTCATCGCCGAGGACGACGGCGCGGACGTGTTCCTGCACGCCAACGCCCTGCCCGAGGGCGTGACGACCCTGAAGAAGGGGACCCGCGTCGAGTTCGGCATCGTCGAGGGGCGCAAGGGCGCCCAGGCCCTGCAGGTCCGGGTGCTCGATCCCGCCCCCTCCCTCGTGGCCAAGCGCCGTGAGCGCGACCGCAAGCCCGCCGAGGAGATGGTCGTCATCATCGAGGACGTCATGCAGGTCCTGGACGAAGTGAGCAACGGCCTGCGCAAGGGCCGCTACCCCGACCGCGAGTTCGGCACGAAGGTCGCCCAGGCGCTCCGCAAGGTTGCCGACCAGCTCGAGGGCTGA
- a CDS encoding DUF3027 domain-containing protein, whose protein sequence is MTPTITPKRDTAKSDAVLLAALDLARDAAVSIAEPGTVGAHAGMEMLGERLAMHWFECTSPGYHGWRWGVSVARVPRAKVATICETNLLPGPDAILAPEWLPYSERLAPGDLGPGDVLPKRADDPYLVAGFEATGDEDVDQMAFFELGLGRPRVLSAEGREAAATRWYAGASGPTAEVAVKASAPCSTCGYFVPMAGALRAVFGVCANEWSPSDSRVVSLDHGCGAHSETDVEAPEPTPMGEPIVDELAVDLEVLEREPEEDQATEGPYPEGQTPELEPTELEPTELKPTEPDADGTDERD, encoded by the coding sequence ATGACCCCCACGATCACCCCGAAGCGGGACACGGCCAAGTCGGACGCCGTGCTCCTCGCCGCCCTCGACCTCGCCCGCGACGCGGCCGTCTCGATCGCCGAGCCCGGCACCGTCGGCGCCCACGCCGGCATGGAGATGCTCGGTGAGCGGCTCGCGATGCACTGGTTCGAGTGCACCTCGCCCGGCTACCACGGCTGGCGCTGGGGCGTCAGCGTGGCCCGCGTGCCCCGGGCCAAGGTGGCCACGATCTGCGAGACCAACCTGCTCCCCGGCCCCGACGCGATCCTCGCGCCCGAGTGGCTGCCCTACTCCGAGCGGCTCGCTCCCGGCGACCTCGGCCCCGGGGACGTGCTGCCCAAGCGGGCCGACGACCCCTACCTCGTGGCCGGGTTCGAAGCGACCGGCGACGAGGACGTCGACCAGATGGCCTTCTTCGAGCTCGGCCTCGGCCGGCCGCGCGTCCTCTCCGCCGAAGGGCGCGAGGCCGCCGCGACGCGCTGGTACGCCGGCGCGAGCGGCCCGACCGCAGAGGTCGCGGTCAAGGCCAGCGCCCCGTGTTCGACGTGCGGGTACTTCGTGCCGATGGCCGGTGCCCTGCGGGCCGTCTTCGGAGTCTGCGCCAACGAGTGGAGCCCGTCGGACAGCAGGGTCGTCTCCCTGGACCACGGGTGTGGCGCCCACTCGGAGACCGATGTCGAAGCCCCGGAGCCCACGCCCATGGGTGAGCCGATCGTCGACGAGCTCGCCGTCGACCTCGAGGTGCTCGAGCGGGAGCCCGAGGAGGACCAGGCCACCGAAGGTCCGTACCCCGAGGGTCAGACCCCCGAGCTGGAGCCCACTGAGCTGGAGCCCACTGAGCTGAAGCCCACTGAACCGGATGCTGACGGGACCGACGAACGGGACTGA
- a CDS encoding DUF2530 domain-containing protein — translation MTDQTPPRGPGEPLQPVHVPMLRIIEWGVVGWAVALVATLAVPALHAGDRDWWPWACVAGIVLGGIGWLYVRRGRGNAEDAV, via the coding sequence GTGACCGACCAGACCCCTCCGCGCGGCCCCGGAGAGCCGCTCCAGCCGGTCCACGTGCCGATGCTGAGGATCATCGAGTGGGGCGTCGTCGGGTGGGCGGTGGCCCTCGTCGCCACCCTCGCCGTGCCGGCGCTGCACGCGGGTGACCGGGACTGGTGGCCGTGGGCGTGCGTGGCCGGGATCGTCCTCGGCGGGATCGGCTGGCTCTACGTGCGCCGCGGGCGGGGCAACGCCGAGGACGCCGTCTGA